The following nucleotide sequence is from Streptomyces bathyalis.
GCCTTCACCCGTGAGCCGCCCAAGTCGACCCAGGCCAGAGTCAACTTCCTCCTGAAGCAGCTGAAGACCACCCAGGCCGTCGCCAGCGAGATCGGCGTAACCCCCGACTCCGTCAACCGCTACCGCCGCGGCGCCCGCAAGAACCCGCCGGCGCACATCGCCGACCGGATCGACTCTGCCGTACGCGCCCGCTGGCAGCCCCGAATCCGCAACCGCCAACAGCGGCAAGCAGCCACCAGCACCGGCATCACCATCGAGACCCGCGCCCAGTTCGGCTACACCGCACCCATCGGCACCACCGACGACGGCCGCTTCCGCCGCCTGACCGTCCACCTGCCGCCCGAGTACGCCGGACGCCTCTTCGACGCCCGCCAGCAAGGCGCCACCGACCAGCAGATGCGCGACATCGTCGCCGAAGGAATCCAAGAAACCTATTTCAAAGACGGCGGCCGCCGCGCCCAAGACCTCGAAGTAGCCATCAACAACATCGAATACTTCGACGTTTCCTTCTAAAGGCGCCATGGCACATGACCGTTGCGGCTCTAAGCCGAACTCGCCCCCTATACGGCCCAGTTGAGGCCAAGTTCGGCGAGCTGGGTGAGCCTGTCCTCACCGAGCT
It contains:
- the tpg gene encoding telomere-protecting terminal protein Tpg, giving the protein MREIDDALERAGQEAFTREPPKSTQARVNFLLKQLKTTQAVASEIGVTPDSVNRYRRGARKNPPAHIADRIDSAVRARWQPRIRNRQQRQAATSTGITIETRAQFGYTAPIGTTDDGRFRRLTVHLPPEYAGRLFDARQQGATDQQMRDIVAEGIQETYFKDGGRRAQDLEVAINNIEYFDVSF